Proteins from a single region of Acidobacteriota bacterium:
- the hypD gene encoding hydrogenase formation protein HypD, with product MKYQQEFRDPELARKLFDEIRAATTKPWAIMEVCGGQTHSIIRNGIDQLLPKEIELIHGPGCPVCVTPLELIDKALAIAAKPGVIFCSFGDMLRVPGSEKDLFRVKSDGGDVRTVYSPLDAIKLAQENPDREVVFFGVGFETTAPPNAMAVFQAKRLGLKNFSMLVSHVLVPPAIAAIMESPTNRVQGFLAAGHVCSVMGFSQYPPLAEKYKVPIVVTGFEPLDVLEGIRRVVLQLESGRHEVENAYERIVTYEGNKAAQAMLADVFVESDRAWRGIGVIPKSGWSLAEKYRDFDAELRFDVTGIKTVESPLCRAGEVLQGTIKPHECPAFGKECTPRKPLGATMVSSEGACAAYYNYGRFAAGGK from the coding sequence ATGAAGTACCAACAGGAATTCCGCGATCCAGAACTCGCCCGAAAGCTTTTTGACGAGATTCGCGCCGCCACCACGAAGCCCTGGGCGATAATGGAGGTCTGCGGCGGACAGACGCATTCGATCATCCGCAACGGAATTGACCAATTGCTCCCGAAAGAAATCGAACTTATTCACGGCCCGGGCTGTCCGGTATGCGTCACGCCGCTTGAACTGATCGACAAGGCGCTCGCGATCGCCGCCAAGCCGGGCGTGATCTTCTGCTCGTTCGGGGATATGCTGCGCGTTCCGGGCAGTGAAAAAGATCTTTTTCGTGTGAAGAGCGACGGTGGCGACGTGCGCACGGTCTATTCGCCGCTCGACGCGATCAAGCTCGCGCAGGAGAACCCGGATCGCGAGGTCGTCTTTTTCGGTGTCGGTTTTGAGACGACCGCGCCGCCGAACGCGATGGCGGTTTTTCAGGCCAAACGCCTGGGGTTGAAGAACTTCTCGATGCTCGTCTCACACGTTCTCGTGCCGCCGGCGATCGCCGCGATAATGGAATCGCCGACGAACCGCGTTCAGGGGTTTCTCGCCGCGGGCCACGTCTGTTCGGTGATGGGCTTCTCGCAATATCCGCCGCTCGCCGAGAAATACAAGGTTCCGATCGTCGTCACGGGATTTGAACCGCTCGATGTGCTGGAAGGCATCCGGCGGGTCGTTTTGCAGCTTGAATCGGGTCGTCACGAGGTCGAAAACGCGTACGAGCGGATCGTTACCTACGAAGGCAACAAGGCGGCGCAGGCGATGCTCGCCGATGTCTTTGTCGAAAGCGACCGGGCCTGGCGCGGAATCGGTGTGATCCCAAAAAGCGGCTGGTCGCTGGCGGAGAAATACCGCGATTTCGACGCCGAGCTCAGATTTGACGTGACGGGGATCAAAACGGTCGAATCGCCGCTCTGCCGCGCCGGTGAGGTGCTTCAAGGGACGATCAAACCGCACGAATGCCCGGCGTTCGGCAAGGAATGCACGCCGCGCAAACCCCTCGGCGCTACGATGGTCTCAAGCGAAGGCGCCTGCGCGGCCTACTACAATTACGGGCGCTTTGCGGCGGGCGGAAAATGA
- a CDS encoding HypC/HybG/HupF family hydrogenase formation chaperone → MCLAVPGQIREVYEANGARMGKIDFDGITKEICLEYLPDIAVGDYAIVHVGFAIQKLDEESALETLRIFREMGVLEEELGEETPPGKYSFETN, encoded by the coding sequence ATGTGTTTAGCTGTACCGGGACAAATCAGGGAAGTTTACGAGGCGAACGGCGCGCGGATGGGGAAGATCGACTTCGACGGCATCACGAAAGAGATATGCCTCGAATACTTGCCCGACATCGCCGTCGGCGACTATGCGATCGTTCACGTCGGGTTCGCGATCCAGAAGCTCGACGAAGAATCGGCGCTTGAAACGCTGCGGATCTTTCGCGAGATGGGCGTTTTGGAGGAAGAACTCGGAGAGGAAACGCCGCCGGGAAAGTACTCGTTTGAAACGAACTGA
- the hypF gene encoding carbamoyltransferase HypF: MGKRFRIEIGGVVQGVGFRPFVYAAAKRFGVRGFVGNESKGVFIEAEGESVAEFADYLQANPPPLAHIASFSVTEIASLGDADFRIIDSESHAGEFTLISPDISVCDDCLREMFDPSDRRYLYPFINCTNCGPRFTITRTVPYDRPNTTMDRFEMCAACSAEYHDPLDRRFHAQPISCWRCGPAISDFGFSISDCSAALRPSRNEQLENLKSKIQNLKSGKLLAIKGIGGFHLACDARNALAVDELRRRKGRIDKPFAVMCRDIETARRFAEIDDPERELLKCRERPIVLLRKRPGTLPESVAPNNQFIGIMLPYAPLHHLLFDDELDVLVMTSGNRSNEPIVKDNDEALETLKSLADSFLLHNRDIFVQCDDSVMRIWEFGFGIADYVDDRGANEQQSQIANRKSQILPVRRSRGYAPFPVELPFRLPEILAVGGELKAAFCLTKENFAFMSQHIGDMENLETLRAFENAFEQMKRLFRVAPVAVAGDLHPNYLSSNWARRNSSNFIGIQHHQAHVAAAMAENGITDQEVIGFAFDGTGYGTDGKIWGGEVFVGGYKRLERAAHLRYFPLAGGDVSVRNVYRLALGLLREAGVEWSDDLPTTAHCSPTELGVLRTQFERELNTVDTSSFGRLFDAVASLAGVRQIATYEAQAAIEFEAVLDDNEAESYEFEINGDEFDYRELIRQVVADVRNGIGASRISAKFHNAVARLIVELSVKLRRETGIGRVALTGGCFQNLALLSRSVAMLERNRFEVLIHRIVPPNDGGLALGQAVLAGIRISDL; the protein is encoded by the coding sequence ATGGGCAAACGGTTCAGGATTGAGATCGGAGGCGTCGTGCAGGGCGTCGGATTTCGTCCATTTGTTTACGCCGCGGCGAAACGGTTTGGCGTCAGGGGCTTCGTCGGAAACGAAAGCAAAGGCGTGTTCATCGAAGCTGAAGGCGAGTCGGTGGCAGAGTTCGCCGATTATCTGCAAGCAAATCCGCCGCCGCTCGCGCACATCGCTTCGTTTTCGGTCACCGAGATCGCCTCGCTGGGCGATGCGGACTTCCGGATCATCGATAGCGAGTCACACGCCGGGGAATTTACATTGATCTCGCCTGACATCTCGGTGTGCGACGACTGCCTGCGCGAAATGTTTGATCCGTCCGACCGCCGCTACCTTTACCCTTTCATAAACTGCACCAACTGCGGCCCGCGATTTACGATCACGCGCACCGTTCCGTATGACCGCCCGAACACGACGATGGATCGTTTCGAAATGTGCGCCGCGTGCTCGGCTGAATATCACGATCCGCTCGATCGCCGATTTCACGCGCAACCAATTTCTTGTTGGCGATGCGGACCCGCGATTTCGGATTTTGGATTTTCGATTTCGGATTGTTCCGCTGCTTTGCGACCATCGCGCAATGAACAGCTCGAAAATCTAAAATCCAAAATCCAAAATCTAAAATCGGGCAAGCTTCTTGCCATAAAGGGCATCGGCGGTTTTCATCTCGCTTGCGATGCGCGGAACGCGCTGGCCGTCGACGAACTCCGACGACGCAAGGGCAGGATCGACAAGCCGTTTGCCGTAATGTGCCGCGACATCGAAACGGCGCGCCGGTTTGCCGAGATCGACGACCCCGAAAGGGAACTTTTGAAGTGCCGCGAACGGCCGATCGTGCTTCTCCGGAAAAGGCCGGGCACGCTTCCCGAATCAGTCGCGCCGAACAACCAATTCATCGGGATAATGCTGCCCTACGCGCCGCTTCATCATCTGTTGTTCGATGATGAACTGGACGTCCTCGTGATGACATCCGGAAATCGTTCGAATGAACCGATCGTAAAGGACAACGACGAGGCGCTCGAAACGCTCAAGAGCCTCGCCGACAGTTTTCTGCTTCACAACCGCGATATTTTTGTCCAATGCGACGACAGCGTGATGCGGATTTGGGAATTCGGATTTGGGATTGCGGATTATGTGGACGATCGAGGCGCGAACGAACAACAATCGCAAATCGCAAATCGAAAATCGCAAATCCTCCCGGTTCGCCGTTCTCGCGGCTATGCGCCGTTTCCGGTCGAATTGCCGTTCAGACTGCCCGAAATCCTTGCCGTGGGCGGGGAACTCAAGGCTGCGTTTTGTCTGACGAAAGAGAATTTCGCGTTTATGTCGCAGCATATCGGCGATATGGAAAATCTCGAGACGCTCCGGGCGTTCGAGAACGCCTTCGAGCAAATGAAGCGCCTTTTTCGGGTCGCACCGGTTGCCGTCGCCGGCGACCTTCACCCGAATTATCTTTCGAGCAATTGGGCGCGGCGGAATTCGTCGAACTTCATCGGCATACAACATCATCAGGCGCACGTCGCGGCGGCAATGGCCGAGAACGGAATCACGGACCAAGAGGTGATCGGATTCGCTTTCGACGGAACGGGTTACGGCACCGACGGCAAGATCTGGGGCGGCGAGGTCTTTGTCGGCGGCTACAAGCGGCTCGAACGGGCCGCGCACCTCAGGTACTTTCCGCTCGCCGGCGGCGATGTATCGGTGAGAAACGTCTATCGCCTCGCGCTCGGACTGCTTCGCGAGGCGGGGGTCGAATGGTCGGACGATCTGCCGACCACGGCTCATTGTTCGCCGACCGAACTTGGAGTCTTGAGGACGCAGTTCGAGCGGGAACTGAACACGGTCGACACCAGCAGCTTCGGACGTCTGTTCGACGCCGTCGCGTCGCTTGCGGGTGTCCGGCAGATCGCAACTTACGAGGCGCAGGCGGCGATTGAATTCGAAGCGGTTTTGGATGACAATGAGGCGGAATCTTACGAGTTTGAAATAAACGGCGATGAGTTCGACTATCGGGAGTTGATCAGGCAGGTGGTGGCGGACGTCCGAAACGGCATCGGCGCTTCGCGTATCTCGGCGAAATTCCACAATGCGGTCGCGCGGCTGATCGTCGAACTGAGTGTTAAACTACGGCGTGAAACGGGGATCGGCCGCGTCGCTTTGACCGGCGGATGTTTTCAGAATCTTGCGCTTCTAAGTAGATCGGTCGCGATGCTTGAACGAAACAGGTTCGAAGTCTTGATTCATCGAATTGTGCCGCCGAACGACGGCGGACTGGCATTGGGGCAAGCAGTGCTTGCAGGAATTCGGATTTCTGATTTGTGA
- the hypB gene encoding hydrogenase nickel incorporation protein HypB: MESPRILEVRKGILKKNDQLAEGLRGRFRDAGVCVIDLVSSPGAGKTAFLEETLRRLAELEFRVAALVGDLATENDAKRLARSGVPVRQIETHGICHLEAEMIERHLDGWDLAKLDYLFIENVGNLVCPSSYDLGETSRAVLHAVTEGEDKPLKYPTIFNSSDVALITKIDLAEVCEFDRDSCYENIRSVRPGIPIIETSAKRGTGFAEWFGYLERVSGERPVVC; encoded by the coding sequence ATGGAAAGTCCGAGAATTCTTGAGGTCAGGAAAGGCATCCTGAAGAAGAACGACCAACTGGCCGAAGGCCTTCGCGGCCGATTTCGCGACGCAGGTGTGTGCGTCATCGACCTCGTTTCGTCGCCGGGGGCCGGGAAGACCGCGTTTCTCGAAGAAACGCTGCGGCGATTGGCCGAGCTGGAATTCCGGGTCGCGGCCCTCGTCGGAGATCTCGCGACCGAGAACGACGCCAAACGCCTCGCACGCAGCGGAGTGCCCGTGCGGCAGATCGAAACACACGGGATCTGCCATCTCGAAGCCGAGATGATCGAACGCCATCTCGATGGATGGGACCTGGCGAAACTCGACTATCTCTTCATAGAGAACGTCGGAAACCTTGTATGCCCTTCGAGTTACGATCTCGGTGAAACGTCGCGCGCGGTACTCCACGCGGTTACGGAAGGCGAGGACAAACCGCTCAAGTATCCGACCATCTTCAATAGCTCGGACGTTGCGCTGATCACCAAGATCGATTTGGCGGAAGTATGCGAATTTGATCGCGATTCGTGTTACGAGAACATACGCTCGGTGCGGCCGGGCATCCCTATCATCGAAACTTCGGCCAAACGCGGAACGGGTTTTGCGGAATGGTTCGGATATCTCGAGCGGGTGAGCGGTGAGCGACCGGTTGTATGTTAG
- a CDS encoding hydrogenase maturation nickel metallochaperone HypA, with product MHELSIAISIVETVEESLPTPESRATVINLRIGAMAGVFRDALLFGFEIAAEGTRSAGARLEIEDLPAIIRCDDCGIDTVLGIPPVFRCGGCGELTGKLLQGKELEVLSIEVEDGKSENS from the coding sequence ATGCACGAGTTATCGATCGCGATCAGCATTGTCGAAACCGTCGAAGAGAGTCTGCCGACTCCGGAATCGCGTGCGACCGTTATCAACCTGCGCATCGGAGCGATGGCTGGCGTTTTCAGGGACGCGCTGCTTTTCGGTTTCGAGATCGCCGCCGAGGGAACGCGTTCCGCCGGCGCGAGACTTGAGATCGAAGATCTGCCGGCGATCATCCGGTGTGACGATTGCGGTATCGATACGGTACTCGGCATCCCGCCCGTGTTTCGCTGCGGCGGATGCGGCGAATTGACCGGAAAGCTATTGCAGGGCAAGGAGTTGGAAGTTTTGTCGATCGAGGTTGAAGATGGAAAGTCCGAGAATTCTTGA
- a CDS encoding DUF1801 domain-containing protein translates to MNEIDIYLSNVRPEQREQLERLREIAKRIAPEAEECISYGVPTLKFHGMLCSFAAFKNHCSFFPGRAPIVACADELKDFKTSAGTVQFTLDRPLPDALIEKMLRLCVERNAAKR, encoded by the coding sequence ATGAACGAGATCGACATTTATTTGTCAAACGTTCGCCCCGAGCAGCGCGAGCAGCTTGAACGTTTGCGGGAAATCGCGAAACGAATTGCGCCGGAAGCTGAAGAATGTATCAGCTACGGCGTTCCGACGCTCAAATTTCACGGGATGCTATGCAGTTTTGCGGCGTTTAAGAACCACTGCAGTTTTTTTCCGGGCCGCGCGCCGATCGTCGCGTGCGCCGATGAATTGAAGGATTTCAAGACATCCGCGGGAACGGTTCAGTTCACGCTCGATCGCCCGTTGCCCGATGCCCTGATCGAGAAGATGCTCCGGCTATGCGTCGAGCGGAATGCGGCGAAACGGTAA
- a CDS encoding STAS domain-containing protein gives MNNLEITERRAGVVTVLDLRGNIRLGAGNIHLHKALRALVDKGEKRILINLADVTHIDSSGLGELVAGYTTLQKSGGDMKLLKLTERVRELMVITKLLTVFDVFDDEQEAIGSFETVEDPEVVNGPLEQAAASQGDSK, from the coding sequence ATGAACAATCTTGAGATTACCGAACGCCGGGCTGGCGTCGTGACCGTGCTTGACCTGCGCGGAAACATTCGCTTGGGCGCGGGAAACATACACCTTCACAAAGCGCTGCGCGCGCTGGTCGACAAAGGCGAAAAGCGCATTCTGATCAATCTTGCCGACGTCACGCATATTGACTCCAGCGGGCTGGGCGAGTTGGTCGCGGGCTATACGACGCTCCAGAAAAGCGGCGGCGATATGAAACTCCTGAAACTCACGGAACGGGTCCGCGAACTGATGGTGATCACGAAATTGCTCACGGTTTTCGACGTTTTTGACGACGAACAGGAAGCGATCGGGAGTTTCGAAACGGTGGAAGACCCGGAAGTTGTCAACGGACCGCTCGAACAGGCCGCGGCCTCGCAGGGAGATTCCAAATGA
- the rpoZ gene encoding DNA-directed RNA polymerase subunit omega: protein MSIITEPLIAPEDLIRTGSNFHKITVAFLRWKQLNRGADPRIEPDKSRRKNTTIAIEEVRQGKILFSKKDEEE, encoded by the coding sequence ATGAGCATTATTACCGAACCGTTGATCGCGCCCGAGGATCTGATCCGCACGGGCTCGAACTTTCACAAGATCACCGTCGCGTTCCTGCGCTGGAAACAACTGAACCGCGGCGCCGACCCGCGCATCGAACCCGACAAATCGCGTCGCAAGAACACGACCATCGCCATCGAAGAGGTCCGTCAGGGCAAGATTCTGTTCTCGAAAAAAGACGAAGAAGAGTAG
- the dnaJ gene encoding molecular chaperone DnaJ has protein sequence MSKRDYYEILGVSKNASETEIKTAYRRLAVQHHPDKNPGDHAAEDKFKEAAEAYSVLSDANKRASYDRFGHAGANGQGFGGFEGQGFSNIEDIFDLFGFGDMFGGGRGRGSRTSSQRGADLRYDLEIALEDAAHGKEEKLHIPRLETCDECDGRGAEKGTDPEACIACAGSGQTRYQQGFFSVMRTCANCGGKGQIIKSPCKKCRGAGRVEKERTLEIKIPAGVETGSRLRVGGEGEAGVNGGLTGDLYVVIHVKEHDLFERQGVNLYASVPISFTQAALGAEISVKTLDGEEMLKVPAGTQTGTVFRIKNQGMPNLGGRGKGDLFVAATLVTPKNLTKDQRKILEQLAEIEDTEFHDESFMDKVRNIFG, from the coding sequence ATGTCAAAACGAGATTATTACGAGATTCTGGGCGTTTCGAAGAACGCGTCCGAAACCGAGATCAAGACCGCTTACCGGCGGTTGGCGGTGCAGCATCATCCGGACAAGAATCCGGGCGATCACGCCGCCGAGGACAAGTTCAAGGAAGCGGCGGAAGCGTATTCCGTCCTGTCTGACGCCAACAAACGCGCGTCCTACGATCGTTTCGGCCACGCGGGGGCGAACGGGCAAGGTTTCGGGGGATTCGAAGGTCAGGGATTTTCGAACATCGAGGACATCTTCGATCTCTTCGGGTTCGGCGATATGTTCGGCGGCGGCCGCGGGCGCGGGTCGCGCACGTCTTCCCAGCGCGGCGCGGACCTGCGTTACGATCTCGAGATCGCGCTTGAGGATGCGGCGCACGGAAAAGAGGAAAAGCTCCATATTCCAAGGCTCGAAACGTGCGATGAATGCGACGGACGCGGCGCCGAGAAGGGAACCGACCCCGAAGCGTGCATCGCCTGCGCCGGCAGCGGCCAGACCCGATATCAGCAGGGTTTCTTCTCGGTGATGCGAACTTGTGCGAACTGCGGCGGCAAGGGCCAGATTATCAAATCACCGTGCAAGAAATGCCGTGGCGCGGGCCGGGTCGAAAAGGAAAGGACGCTGGAGATCAAGATTCCGGCGGGAGTCGAGACGGGCTCCAGGCTGCGCGTCGGCGGCGAGGGCGAAGCCGGCGTCAACGGCGGGCTTACAGGCGATCTGTACGTCGTGATCCACGTCAAGGAGCACGATCTTTTCGAGCGTCAGGGTGTGAATCTTTACGCTTCGGTCCCGATCTCCTTCACTCAGGCGGCGCTCGGCGCGGAGATCTCCGTCAAAACCCTTGACGGTGAAGAGATGCTGAAGGTCCCGGCCGGAACCCAAACCGGAACGGTCTTTCGCATCAAGAACCAGGGAATGCCCAACCTCGGCGGCCGCGGCAAAGGCGACCTCTTTGTCGCTGCGACGCTCGTGACGCCGAAAAACCTGACGAAGGATCAGCGCAAGATCCTCGAACAGCTCGCCGAGATCGAAGACACGGAATTCCACGACGAGAGCTTTATGGACAAGGTCCGGAACATTTTCGGGTAG
- the dnaK gene encoding molecular chaperone DnaK, whose translation MSKVIGIDLGTTNCCVSVLENGSVQIIPNKEGGRTTPSVVGFTDKGERLVGQIAKRQAVTNPTNTLSAVKRLIGRKFDSAEVQKMRETVPFEIVEAPNGDAFIRVLDRDYSPPEISAIVLQRLKMAAEEFLGDKITEAIITVPAYFDDMQRQATRDAGKIAGLEIERIINEPTAAALAYGFGKKKNEKVAVYDLGGGTFDITILEINDGVFEVLSTSGNTFLGGEDFDQRIINWLVDTFREENHINLREDRLALQRLKEAAERAKCELSSVLETTVNLPFIAADATGPKHINKVLTRAKFEELVQDLVESSVEPCQKALWDAKLKPTDIDKVILVGGQTRSPIIGATVTEVFGKEPSAEINPDEVVSMGAAIQGGVMTGDVKDIVLLDVLPLSLGLETRGGLFVKLISKNSTIPLKNTMTFTTVVDNQQSVEIHILQGEREISSGNRSLGKFELVGIPPSPRGVPQVDVSFEIDANGIVNVSAKDKMTGLEQAMQITPSSGLSPDEIDRLIMEAETSVDRDKEAKGLIMQRNKLDSLVKNTRKAMTEFGKGLELEQQKSINAMLNEAEEFVSSDDRAQLEAATKKAEEAANELTTALMVMA comes from the coding sequence ATGAGCAAAGTAATTGGCATTGACCTTGGAACAACAAACTGCTGCGTTTCCGTACTGGAAAACGGAAGCGTGCAGATCATTCCCAACAAGGAAGGCGGACGTACCACGCCGTCTGTCGTCGGCTTTACCGACAAAGGCGAACGGCTCGTCGGACAGATCGCCAAGCGACAGGCCGTAACGAACCCGACGAACACGCTGTCGGCGGTCAAGCGGCTCATCGGCCGCAAGTTTGACTCGGCCGAAGTGCAGAAAATGCGCGAAACCGTGCCGTTCGAGATCGTCGAGGCGCCAAATGGCGATGCATTTATCCGCGTGCTCGACCGCGACTATTCGCCACCGGAGATCTCCGCAATCGTCCTTCAGCGCCTGAAAATGGCGGCCGAAGAATTCCTCGGCGACAAGATCACCGAGGCCATCATTACGGTGCCCGCCTATTTTGATGATATGCAGCGACAGGCGACTCGTGACGCCGGCAAGATCGCGGGACTCGAGATCGAGCGCATCATCAACGAACCGACGGCCGCCGCGCTGGCCTACGGTTTCGGCAAGAAAAAGAATGAAAAAGTCGCCGTTTACGACCTCGGAGGCGGCACGTTCGACATCACGATCCTCGAGATCAACGACGGTGTTTTCGAGGTTCTTTCGACATCCGGCAACACCTTCTTAGGCGGCGAGGACTTTGATCAGCGAATCATCAATTGGCTCGTCGACACTTTCCGCGAAGAGAATCACATCAATCTGCGAGAAGACAGACTCGCGCTCCAGCGCCTCAAGGAAGCGGCCGAGCGCGCCAAGTGCGAACTCTCGAGCGTCCTTGAAACAACCGTCAATCTGCCCTTCATCGCGGCCGATGCGACCGGTCCGAAGCATATCAATAAGGTGCTGACGCGAGCGAAGTTTGAAGAGCTTGTTCAGGATCTCGTCGAATCATCGGTCGAGCCCTGTCAGAAGGCTCTCTGGGATGCGAAGCTCAAGCCCACGGACATCGATAAGGTAATTCTCGTCGGCGGGCAGACGCGCTCGCCGATCATTGGTGCGACCGTGACGGAGGTTTTTGGCAAGGAACCGTCGGCGGAGATCAATCCGGACGAAGTCGTCTCGATGGGCGCGGCGATCCAGGGCGGAGTTATGACCGGTGATGTCAAGGATATCGTCCTTCTCGACGTACTGCCGTTGTCGCTCGGTCTTGAAACGCGCGGCGGATTGTTCGTCAAGCTTATCTCGAAGAACTCGACGATCCCGCTCAAGAACACGATGACGTTCACGACGGTCGTCGACAATCAGCAGTCGGTGGAGATCCATATTCTGCAGGGTGAGCGCGAGATCTCCTCGGGCAACCGAAGTCTCGGCAAATTCGAGCTGGTGGGAATCCCGCCGTCGCCGCGTGGCGTTCCGCAGGTTGACGTTTCGTTCGAGATCGACGCCAACGGCATCGTCAACGTCTCGGCCAAAGACAAGATGACGGGACTCGAACAGGCGATGCAGATCACGCCCTCGTCCGGATTGTCGCCGGACGAGATCGACCGTTTGATTATGGAGGCGGAAACCTCGGTCGACCGCGACAAGGAAGCGAAGGGACTTATCATGCAGCGCAACAAACTCGATTCGCTCGTCAAGAACACCCGCAAGGCGATGACCGAATTCGGCAAAGGCCTGGAACTCGAACAGCAGAAATCGATCAACGCGATGCTGAACGAGGCCGAAGAGTTCGTTTCGTCCGACGATCGGGCACAGCTCGAAGCGGCGACCAAGAAGGCAGAAGAAGCCGCCAACGAGTTGACAACGGCCCTGATGGTAATGGCTTAG
- a CDS encoding nucleotide exchange factor GrpE produces MDSNQDYENQDVSAVEIDNDGAVSIEDFIRQLEAREKDLHISPDLDIEVEGADFDDTNPPDFIRSEFNVGKHIEIEPIRATNLVPNNKTFSDLEDEVELLRTKLEKAENDRAEMTSTMRRRQFDFENYRKRTERERDETFLNQLSNLAGQMLPVIDNMDRALVFAEKHSDGKSSDFHEFFRGIALVSQQLNEVLAEMGIFPILAVGEPFDPNFHEAVAAEPRSDVPQNTVTSELLRGYRIGTKVIRAAMVRVAVAPRTETPAEIQQPSGDRE; encoded by the coding sequence ATGGATTCAAATCAAGATTACGAAAATCAGGATGTTTCTGCCGTTGAAATCGACAACGACGGAGCAGTTTCGATCGAAGACTTCATTCGGCAGCTCGAAGCCCGAGAGAAGGATCTGCATATTTCACCGGATCTTGATATCGAGGTGGAGGGCGCTGATTTTGATGATACGAATCCGCCCGATTTTATCAGATCGGAATTCAACGTCGGGAAACATATCGAGATCGAACCCATCCGCGCGACGAACTTGGTGCCCAACAATAAGACGTTTTCGGATCTCGAGGACGAGGTCGAATTGCTGAGAACGAAGCTCGAGAAAGCCGAAAACGACCGGGCCGAAATGACCTCGACGATGCGCCGCCGGCAGTTTGATTTTGAGAATTATCGCAAGCGGACCGAACGCGAACGCGATGAAACGTTTCTCAATCAACTCAGCAACCTCGCCGGACAAATGCTGCCGGTGATCGATAATATGGACCGCGCGCTCGTTTTCGCCGAGAAGCACTCTGATGGAAAGTCCAGCGATTTTCACGAGTTTTTCCGCGGCATCGCGCTCGTCAGCCAACAACTGAACGAAGTGCTCGCCGAGATGGGCATTTTTCCGATCCTTGCAGTCGGCGAGCCGTTTGATCCGAACTTTCACGAAGCCGTCGCCGCCGAACCGAGATCGGACGTGCCGCAGAACACAGTCACTTCGGAACTCCTCCGCGGATACCGAATCGGCACCAAGGTGATCCGTGCTGCGATGGTTCGAGTCGCCGTTGCCCCGCGAACCGAAACTCCGGCCGAAATTCAGCAACCGTCGGGCGATCGCGAATAA